The Fodinibius salinus genome includes a window with the following:
- a CDS encoding zinc-binding dehydrogenase: MRQIVNTANGGYDILKLQEVPDLVPKPKELVVDVKASGINFADILARKGQYPDGPDKPCVMGYEVSGIVSEVGDSINDQWIGKNVIATTRFKGQAEQVAVQPHQVFEKPQQLSFEEAAAIPVNYLTAYILIVVMGSLQPNESILIHNVGGGVGVAALDIAQHIGATTYGTASQRKHDFLDKRGLDYAIDYRNNDWYDVLMELTDDKGVELITDPLGGKEWKRSYKALRSTGRLGMFGISSASEGTQGGVKGMWNMFKTLLQMPFYHPLPLLNKNKGVFGVNLGHLWHESQKAELWIDTLLEGVEDGWVNPRVDKVFEFENVGNAHRYIEQRKNIGKVILVP, from the coding sequence ATGAGACAAATTGTTAATACAGCCAATGGCGGATACGATATACTTAAGCTGCAAGAAGTACCTGATTTAGTTCCCAAACCCAAAGAGCTGGTTGTTGATGTAAAAGCATCGGGCATTAATTTTGCTGATATCTTGGCTCGTAAAGGTCAGTACCCGGACGGACCCGACAAACCATGTGTGATGGGATATGAAGTGTCCGGTATTGTGTCGGAAGTTGGTGACAGTATAAATGACCAATGGATCGGTAAGAACGTTATTGCAACAACCCGGTTTAAAGGACAGGCTGAACAAGTAGCAGTACAACCTCATCAAGTTTTTGAAAAGCCGCAGCAATTGTCCTTCGAAGAGGCTGCAGCTATTCCCGTAAATTACCTTACTGCCTATATATTGATTGTGGTAATGGGATCGCTGCAGCCCAATGAATCAATCCTGATTCACAATGTAGGTGGGGGCGTAGGCGTTGCTGCTCTGGATATAGCCCAGCATATTGGAGCCACTACATATGGCACGGCCAGTCAGCGGAAGCATGATTTTTTAGATAAACGCGGACTCGATTATGCTATCGATTATCGTAATAATGACTGGTATGATGTACTGATGGAGCTTACCGACGACAAGGGCGTGGAGCTTATTACGGATCCGCTGGGCGGCAAAGAATGGAAGCGAAGCTATAAAGCACTGCGTTCAACCGGGAGGCTAGGCATGTTCGGAATTTCCTCTGCCAGTGAAGGTACGCAAGGTGGAGTAAAGGGAATGTGGAATATGTTTAAGACATTGTTGCAGATGCCATTTTACCACCCGTTGCCATTGCTCAATAAAAATAAAGGTGTATTCGGCGTTAATCTTGGTCACCTGTGGCACGAATCACAAAAGGCAGAATTATGGATAGATACATTGCTTGAGGGGGTTGAAGATGGTTGGGTTAATCCACGGGTGGATAAGGTATTTGAGTTTGAAAATGTG
- a CDS encoding CynX/NimT family MFS transporter, whose amino-acid sequence MAASSPFEQNSTSKNILLIAGIVLIALNLRPALAGVGPLIGAIRDSTGLSNTMLGLLTTIPLLAFGVLSTLTSLFSRRLGIEGTLALAMGLLSGGILLRVIPANWALFTGTILLGIGIAFGNVLLPSLVKRDFPNRSGIMTSVYSSMLGLGATLAAGISVPLAQNIGWGWRWSLGAWAVISILALIVWIPQLKNLTLPKYERSFANSLKDLGGSKTAWQVAFFMGLQSLAFYVILAWLPEILQDRGLSASKAGWMLSLSQGMGVVGTILIPVWAENIEDQRGLVWLLVVFETVSLIGLMLPSGFLVSLWSSLIGLALGGSFGLALLFIVMRSPDPETATELSGMAQSIGYLLAALGPTLFGGIHDITQAWVVPLLFLIIVVGLKLIFGLGAAHPKVVS is encoded by the coding sequence ATGGCAGCATCTTCTCCCTTCGAACAAAACTCTACATCAAAGAATATATTACTCATTGCGGGCATCGTTCTTATTGCCCTCAACCTTCGTCCGGCGTTGGCAGGCGTGGGGCCACTTATTGGCGCTATCCGTGATTCAACCGGCCTCTCCAATACCATGCTGGGCCTGCTTACCACTATTCCCTTACTAGCTTTTGGGGTTCTTTCTACCCTTACCTCCCTATTTTCGCGCCGTTTAGGCATTGAAGGCACATTAGCCCTGGCCATGGGATTACTTTCGGGTGGAATTCTACTTCGCGTGATCCCGGCAAACTGGGCACTGTTCACCGGAACTATACTATTGGGTATTGGTATTGCTTTTGGCAATGTATTGCTCCCAAGCTTAGTAAAACGTGACTTCCCAAACCGCTCAGGAATTATGACAAGCGTTTATTCCAGTATGCTTGGGCTGGGTGCAACACTGGCCGCGGGCATTAGCGTACCCTTAGCACAAAATATTGGCTGGGGATGGCGATGGTCACTCGGTGCTTGGGCCGTAATTTCAATTTTAGCACTGATTGTTTGGATTCCACAACTCAAAAATTTGACCTTACCCAAATATGAACGGAGTTTTGCTAATTCTCTAAAAGACCTTGGAGGCTCCAAAACCGCCTGGCAAGTTGCTTTTTTTATGGGATTACAATCACTCGCCTTTTACGTAATACTAGCATGGCTGCCCGAAATTCTACAAGATCGTGGACTATCTGCCAGCAAAGCCGGATGGATGCTTTCTCTTTCACAGGGGATGGGTGTAGTGGGTACTATTTTAATTCCGGTATGGGCCGAAAATATCGAAGATCAACGTGGCCTTGTCTGGCTGTTGGTAGTCTTTGAGACCGTCAGCTTGATTGGGCTTATGCTTCCCAGTGGATTTTTGGTAAGCCTTTGGAGCTCCCTGATTGGCCTCGCATTAGGAGGAAGTTTTGGATTAGCGCTTCTATTTATTGTTATGCGATCGCCTGATCCAGAAACGGCTACCGAACTTTCAGGGATGGCCCAATCTATTGGCTATTTGCTTGCTGCCTTAGGCCCTACCCTTTTTGGGGGGATTCACGATATCACGCAGGCGTGGGTTGTACCTCTTCTTTTCTTAATTATTGTTGTTGGCCTTAAACTTATTTTCGGCTTGGGTGCCGCACATCCAAAAGTAGTTTCATAA
- a CDS encoding DUF368 domain-containing protein produces the protein MKGFLMGSADIVPGVSGGTMALIVGIYTRLINAIKSFDTTFFKRLLTLRFKSALREVDWRFLLVLFCGMIGAVLFFTKVVPLQVYMFTDPELIYGLFFGLIVGSIVILVKAIDGFGWIYGLMIVLGAGIGFWVVTLVPTSTPESPLFVFLSGSVAICAMVLPGISGSYILLILRKYDYILSEVGKVGTPEMGAGLWALLPFVFGAICGLAIFSRILSWLLNRYEAKTLAVLIGFLIGSLYVIWPYQDRSYKEIVSNRSIVEYYSPQAQKLRSNPINKKQPEFTKLGKIISTDSSSQSSQKVEVLTVKQKLIASSPFVPYITRQDAGTSHFWSGIGGMLIGVLMVLGLDRLRGSSSLVN, from the coding sequence TTGAAAGGGTTTTTAATGGGGTCGGCCGATATTGTACCCGGCGTAAGCGGGGGCACGATGGCACTGATTGTGGGGATTTATACCCGTCTTATTAATGCTATTAAAAGTTTTGACACTACATTTTTTAAGCGACTGCTAACACTCAGATTTAAGTCGGCACTCCGCGAAGTGGATTGGCGTTTCCTGCTGGTACTTTTTTGCGGAATGATCGGAGCTGTATTGTTCTTTACGAAAGTTGTTCCTTTGCAGGTTTATATGTTCACTGACCCGGAGTTGATATATGGACTGTTCTTTGGATTAATCGTAGGATCCATAGTGATTTTGGTTAAAGCCATTGATGGTTTTGGGTGGATATACGGACTGATGATTGTATTGGGTGCTGGAATAGGGTTTTGGGTAGTTACATTGGTACCGACCAGTACTCCCGAATCGCCGCTTTTTGTTTTCTTAAGTGGATCTGTTGCCATTTGTGCCATGGTTTTGCCAGGCATTTCGGGATCATATATTTTACTTATCCTCCGAAAATATGATTATATCCTGAGTGAGGTAGGAAAGGTTGGGACGCCCGAAATGGGAGCGGGTTTGTGGGCATTATTACCTTTTGTGTTTGGCGCTATATGTGGATTGGCAATATTTTCAAGAATATTATCTTGGTTGTTGAACCGTTATGAGGCTAAAACACTCGCTGTTTTGATCGGTTTTTTAATTGGTTCCCTTTATGTGATTTGGCCCTATCAGGATCGCAGCTACAAAGAGATTGTATCAAACAGAAGTATTGTTGAATATTACAGTCCGCAGGCCCAAAAACTTCGCTCCAATCCTATCAATAAAAAACAGCCGGAATTTACTAAGCTTGGCAAAATTATTTCGACTGATTCATCTTCACAGTCATCTCAAAAAGTAGAAGTACTTACAGTCAAACAAAAGCTTATTGCTAGCAGTCCGTTTGTGCCATATATAACGAGGCAAGATGCCGGTACTTCTCATTTTTGGTCGGGTATAGGAGGGATGCTAATTGGGGTTTTAATGGTGCTCGGGCTTGATAGGCTTCGTGGGTCAAGCTCTTTAGTTAATTAG
- a CDS encoding protein-L-isoaspartate(D-aspartate) O-methyltransferase, whose amino-acid sequence MLNWGSGANNPKYKRRRRQLVEKLAKKGIQDEAVLEALNMVPRHMFLDTALRDRAYKDTALPIGKEQTISQPFTVASQTELLQLMPGEKVLEIGTGSGYQAAVLCELGAEVYTIERHKKLYERARSILGELGYSVRFKLGDGTLGWSAYAPYDAIVVTAGAPSIPEDLVEQLNINGRLVVPVGDDNRQEMVRITKIRENEFEEERFSNFKFVPLIGKKGWKE is encoded by the coding sequence ATGTTGAATTGGGGTTCAGGAGCTAACAATCCAAAATATAAGCGGCGCCGCAGACAGCTGGTTGAAAAACTAGCCAAGAAGGGTATTCAAGATGAAGCTGTGCTGGAAGCATTGAATATGGTACCCCGCCATATGTTTTTAGATACCGCTTTGCGCGACAGAGCCTATAAAGATACGGCTTTGCCCATTGGTAAAGAGCAAACCATATCGCAGCCGTTTACAGTGGCTAGTCAAACAGAGTTATTGCAACTAATGCCCGGCGAAAAAGTACTCGAAATTGGTACTGGCTCGGGCTATCAGGCTGCTGTATTATGTGAACTGGGAGCCGAAGTTTATACCATTGAGCGCCACAAAAAACTGTATGAAAGAGCACGATCCATTCTTGGAGAGTTGGGCTATTCGGTCCGGTTTAAGCTGGGAGATGGCACGTTGGGATGGTCAGCCTATGCTCCTTATGATGCTATTGTGGTTACGGCGGGGGCGCCGTCGATACCCGAAGATTTGGTGGAACAGTTAAATATCAACGGTCGGCTGGTTGTTCCCGTCGGGGATGACAATCGTCAGGAAATGGTGCGTATAACCAAGATTCGAGAAAATGAATTTGAAGAAGAGCGCTTTAGTAATTTTAAATTTGTGCCTCTAATTGGCAAAAAGGGTTGGAAGGAGTGA
- a CDS encoding AsmA-like C-terminal region-containing protein, producing the protein MKTFLKIVGAILALFIVVIIGLNIYFTNERLQSTIMPYVNDAVGRTVEVESMSLTIFSTFPQPGLSIEKMSIPGETQQDTLLALDELVASVELFSLMGDQIEVSQISLRNPQFTYVVHSDGSTNIDFLMTSEATATDTSAADTTASAGFAVNIPSFQISGGDFGYTDSTANTTAQLNSLDANIALRYADLIESTIDLQVGGISAKVEDTNYLNGLALDLNQQSTIDMKNENLMLDKGTLSIRGLALNLSGTISDWSKSLNADLAFNSSSDDFGELLRLVPKSYEEYIQGLKTEGSLAIDGTLKGPLAGDKLPRFDVSTKVQDGYLKNPDLPKPIENIQLDASASNDLVTISKLNAEAGENTLSASGELQNPLESSGNFSLDIDSDVNLSTINNFYDISQFDIEQLDGQLSVNGTANGNTSNPEEANFDAAISLSNGGLTYADVNKPIENITIDAQASQSKIDINKLAMEAASNTISIQGDINQPLKEEQRSIDLTANLQFDLGTVKDFYPISEDTMRLDGMFTANATLKGKATQIENAVQSGSISLTNGFIEHKTLAKPLQDITLQSDLSGSTISISKASFRTGNNGMSASGTISNYLSDNKTVDLRLEGQADLSQITEYYDLNPTITKLTGNADLNLRASGAPGDPANMQFNGKLTANGINMQGEALTQPVKNLNGKLTLSPAKVSLDALNFNLGSSDISLNGSLNDYMAYLKAEKDRDTTPHLTGSYKSKLLNVDELINWEDTTTTSNEPVPIHLPDLTSSVTAEISKLVITEVTMKNLEAKASTTPKQIKLNSASVQLFGGQANGSLIWNIPQPDRTNLSFNGSLDGMQVNTFFEEYQVLGENSKFHEYVSGNFSANVNYATELDDMLLPVMKTSTMDGDMSMANARLQEHPLQNKLAVLFNSNELKNVELDDFKSTYTLKDNIFTIKNLRLTSGDIGMQMDGTQHMVTGKIDYHMKAYLPGRFQSAIGSVISDRAAKALKQEDGTIMVPLRVTGTQDNPKIRPDQEAIKPIIKEFLKDKAGNTLKKLFDG; encoded by the coding sequence ATGAAAACATTTTTAAAAATTGTTGGTGCTATTTTAGCCCTCTTCATCGTCGTCATCATTGGACTCAACATCTATTTCACCAATGAGCGGCTGCAATCAACTATCATGCCTTATGTGAATGATGCAGTAGGACGAACGGTAGAAGTTGAATCAATGTCGCTTACTATATTTAGCACCTTCCCACAACCAGGTCTAAGTATCGAAAAAATGAGTATCCCCGGCGAAACACAGCAAGACACCCTTCTTGCACTCGATGAACTGGTTGCCTCTGTTGAACTATTTTCTTTGATGGGGGACCAGATTGAAGTTTCCCAGATTAGCTTGCGAAACCCCCAATTTACTTACGTTGTTCATTCAGACGGATCTACCAACATTGATTTCTTGATGACCAGCGAAGCGACCGCCACAGATACCTCGGCTGCGGATACAACAGCCTCTGCTGGTTTTGCTGTAAACATTCCCTCATTCCAAATTTCTGGCGGCGATTTTGGATATACCGATTCAACCGCTAACACTACGGCCCAACTTAACAGCCTAGATGCCAACATTGCCCTCCGTTATGCTGACCTTATTGAAAGCACTATCGACCTGCAGGTTGGGGGGATATCGGCTAAGGTTGAAGACACTAATTACTTAAACGGGCTTGCGCTGGACCTCAACCAGCAATCGACCATCGATATGAAAAACGAAAACCTGATGCTGGATAAGGGAACGCTTTCTATTCGCGGGCTTGCGCTCAATCTTTCGGGTACCATATCCGACTGGAGCAAATCCCTGAATGCCGACCTTGCGTTTAACTCTTCATCAGACGACTTCGGCGAACTACTTCGGCTGGTCCCAAAATCATACGAAGAGTACATTCAGGGACTTAAAACTGAAGGATCCTTAGCCATTGACGGAACACTCAAAGGTCCATTAGCCGGTGACAAACTACCCCGCTTTGATGTATCCACAAAAGTACAAGACGGCTATCTCAAAAATCCCGATTTACCAAAACCAATAGAAAACATTCAGCTTGATGCCTCGGCCTCAAACGATCTAGTTACCATTTCTAAACTTAATGCCGAAGCCGGAGAAAATACGCTCTCTGCCAGCGGTGAACTGCAAAATCCCCTGGAAAGCAGCGGTAATTTTTCCCTGGATATTGATTCCGACGTTAACTTAAGCACCATCAACAATTTTTACGATATCTCACAATTTGATATCGAGCAGCTGGACGGTCAGCTTTCGGTCAATGGTACAGCCAACGGCAACACCAGCAATCCCGAAGAAGCTAACTTTGATGCCGCTATCTCACTTAGTAACGGCGGGCTGACTTACGCTGATGTCAACAAACCAATTGAAAACATTACCATTGATGCCCAGGCCAGTCAATCTAAGATCGACATTAACAAATTAGCCATGGAAGCGGCTAGCAACACTATCTCCATACAGGGCGACATCAATCAGCCGTTAAAAGAAGAACAACGAAGCATAGACCTGACTGCTAACCTCCAATTTGATCTAGGAACCGTAAAAGACTTTTATCCCATTAGTGAAGATACTATGCGACTGGATGGCATGTTTACAGCCAATGCCACACTCAAAGGTAAGGCTACGCAGATCGAAAATGCCGTGCAAAGCGGTTCCATATCACTAACAAATGGATTTATTGAACATAAAACACTCGCGAAACCACTGCAGGACATTACACTGCAGTCGGATTTAAGCGGTTCAACTATTAGCATTTCTAAGGCTAGTTTCCGCACAGGCAATAACGGAATGTCGGCTTCGGGAACAATTTCAAATTATTTAAGCGATAACAAAACCGTGGACCTTAGGCTTGAAGGGCAAGCTGACCTATCACAAATTACCGAATATTATGATTTGAATCCGACGATTACCAAACTAACCGGCAATGCTGACCTTAACTTGCGTGCTTCCGGTGCGCCGGGAGATCCCGCTAATATGCAATTCAATGGCAAATTAACTGCAAACGGTATCAACATGCAAGGAGAGGCATTAACACAGCCGGTCAAGAATCTTAATGGCAAGCTTACCCTTTCTCCTGCTAAGGTAAGCCTTGATGCCCTCAACTTTAATCTAGGCTCTTCGGACATTTCGCTTAATGGTTCGCTTAATGACTACATGGCCTATTTGAAGGCAGAGAAAGATCGGGATACAACACCACATCTTACCGGATCATATAAAAGTAAACTACTGAATGTAGATGAACTTATTAACTGGGAAGATACCACTACCACTTCTAACGAACCAGTACCTATACATCTGCCTGATTTAACTAGCTCCGTTACGGCCGAAATTTCTAAGCTGGTCATTACAGAAGTTACCATGAAGAATCTCGAAGCCAAGGCCAGCACCACCCCAAAACAGATTAAGCTAAACAGTGCCAGCGTTCAACTTTTTGGCGGACAGGCAAATGGTTCGCTGATATGGAATATTCCCCAACCTGACCGCACAAACTTATCTTTCAATGGCTCGCTGGATGGCATGCAGGTCAACACTTTTTTTGAGGAATACCAAGTACTGGGCGAAAACAGTAAATTCCATGAATATGTCAGCGGCAATTTTTCGGCTAATGTAAACTACGCTACTGAGCTTGATGATATGCTGCTGCCTGTGATGAAAACATCAACTATGGACGGTGATATGAGTATGGCTAATGCCCGGCTGCAGGAACATCCGCTACAAAATAAATTAGCGGTACTCTTTAATTCGAATGAACTTAAAAATGTAGAACTTGATGATTTTAAAAGTACTTATACACTAAAAGACAATATCTTTACCATTAAGAACCTGCGGCTCACCAGTGGTGATATTGGCATGCAAATGGACGGCACTCAACATATGGTTACCGGTAAAATTGACTATCACATGAAAGCTTACCTCCCCGGGCGATTTCAGAGTGCTATCGGATCAGTAATTAGCGATCGGGCAGCAAAAGCATTAAAGCAAGAAGATGGCACCATTATGGTTCCCTTGCGAGTAACCGGCACGCAGGATAACCCCAAAATTCGTCCCGACCAAGAGGCCATAAAACCTATCATCAAAGAATTCCTGAAAGACAAGGCAGGCAACACTCTCAAAAAATTATTTGACGGCTGA
- the cysS gene encoding cysteine--tRNA ligase translates to MNNLHIYNTLSRSKEKFEPINEGFVGIYVCGPTVYGDPHLGHAKSYVSFDVVVRYLRYLGYKVRYVQNITDVGHLTDDADQGEDKLEKQAAIEKLEPMEIAEKYTYNYFRDMDKLGVQRPDISPRATGHIIEQIKMVEKLLENGHAYETEDNVYFDVSSDESYGKLSGRDIEDQESGSRIDTASDKKAPEDFALWKKAGDGHIMKWPSPWGEGYPGWHVECSAMSTKYLGEHFDIHGGGMDNQFPHHECEIAQSEGAFDQPFANYWMHNNMVTLEGQKMGKSLGNAISLDQFFSGDHELLTRAWDPQIIRFFLLQSHYRSTTDFSEDALSGAENGLQSLQDMVKTIDRIDPDEAGNETYELEKLRTTLESKLNDDFNTAQAIAILFEELKAIRKKISEGDVPANISEINEFLHNFVDGVLGLWPKQEHTTSQNDKTEQLIELLIDFRNEARHNKNFELSDAIRDRLQEMDIKLMDGPEGTEYKIDNA, encoded by the coding sequence ATGAATAACCTGCATATTTACAATACGCTTAGTCGCAGTAAAGAAAAGTTCGAACCTATTAATGAAGGATTCGTCGGCATCTATGTATGCGGCCCTACCGTTTATGGGGATCCCCATCTGGGCCATGCCAAAAGCTATGTCTCTTTTGATGTCGTGGTGCGTTATCTCCGCTATCTGGGATACAAAGTTCGCTATGTGCAAAATATTACCGATGTAGGTCATCTTACTGATGACGCCGATCAGGGAGAAGACAAGCTCGAAAAACAGGCTGCCATCGAAAAACTCGAACCCATGGAAATTGCCGAGAAATATACGTACAACTATTTTCGCGATATGGATAAGCTAGGCGTGCAGCGTCCCGATATTTCTCCTCGTGCAACAGGCCACATCATCGAACAAATTAAGATGGTAGAGAAATTACTCGAAAATGGACATGCCTATGAAACTGAAGACAATGTGTATTTTGATGTTTCTTCGGATGAGAGCTACGGCAAGCTAAGCGGCCGTGACATTGAAGATCAGGAAAGTGGCTCGCGTATAGATACTGCCAGCGACAAAAAAGCACCCGAAGATTTTGCACTATGGAAAAAAGCCGGCGACGGACACATTATGAAATGGCCTTCTCCCTGGGGAGAGGGTTATCCTGGCTGGCATGTCGAATGCTCAGCCATGTCCACAAAATATCTGGGCGAACATTTTGATATCCATGGCGGTGGCATGGATAACCAGTTCCCTCATCACGAATGCGAAATTGCCCAAAGTGAAGGTGCTTTTGACCAACCGTTTGCCAACTACTGGATGCACAATAATATGGTAACACTGGAAGGCCAAAAGATGGGAAAATCACTGGGCAATGCGATTTCGCTGGATCAGTTTTTCTCCGGTGATCACGAACTGCTAACCCGCGCTTGGGATCCGCAGATTATTCGCTTTTTTCTATTGCAAAGCCATTATCGAAGTACCACTGACTTTTCTGAAGATGCGCTTTCCGGTGCCGAAAATGGACTCCAGAGCCTACAAGATATGGTTAAAACAATTGACCGCATTGATCCCGATGAGGCAGGTAATGAAACCTATGAGCTTGAGAAACTACGTACCACGCTGGAAAGCAAACTCAATGACGATTTTAATACTGCCCAGGCCATCGCCATTCTGTTTGAAGAACTTAAGGCTATCCGGAAAAAAATTAGCGAGGGTGATGTTCCGGCGAATATTAGCGAGATTAACGAATTTCTACATAACTTTGTGGATGGCGTACTGGGACTTTGGCCGAAACAGGAGCACACTACATCTCAAAATGACAAGACGGAACAACTTATCGAGCTGCTTATTGATTTCCGGAATGAAGCGCGTCATAATAAAAACTTTGAACTCTCAGATGCTATCCGCGATCGCCTGCAAGAAATGGACATTAAATTGATGGATGGCCCCGAAGGAACAGAATATAAAATTGATAATGCGTAA